One Miscanthus floridulus cultivar M001 chromosome 11, ASM1932011v1, whole genome shotgun sequence DNA window includes the following coding sequences:
- the LOC136491860 gene encoding uncharacterized protein gives MASNYRVEHISFYTANFNTAYHTILGWLALDKFIVVPHYAYLVLKMPSPIGVLALRANLPIAKANETESLALIEATNLSIQMVSMVTDAKTVPADDLEIPSLEPPRASAKSRESKEVSLGLDDPSKSMKIGTHLDPK, from the coding sequence atggcaagcaactaccgcgttgaGCACATCAGCTTCTACACCGccaacttcaacaccgcctatcacACCATACTTGGTTGGCTAGCTCTGGACAAGTTCATCGTTGTACCGCACTAcgcttatctggtgctgaagatgccttcacctataggagtcctggccctacgggccaacctcccCATCGCCAAGGCcaacgagacagagagtctcgccctcatcgaagccaccaacctctccatccagatggtcagcatggtcaccgacgccaagacaGTGCCTgccgatgacctggagatcccatcGCTAGAACCTCCTCGCGCCTCCGCTAAGTCCAGAGAATCCAAGGAAGTCAGCCTCGgtctcgatgacccctccaagtcCATGAAGATTGGgactcacctcgaccccaaatag